The following proteins are encoded in a genomic region of Coffea eugenioides isolate CCC68of chromosome 6, Ceug_1.0, whole genome shotgun sequence:
- the LOC113773073 gene encoding pentatricopeptide repeat-containing protein At3g09650, chloroplastic, translating to MNTTPPPSSRSTPSSDPPVFIQTATLLRWVSPLPFSTTLFPSISTSSSAITSKTASPFWVQTTSKPSSISLAGTGTDTRPKPPSHSRDQNLLRLLRLRKTEEAWLAYTQSEHLPDPTCLSRLVCQLSYQNTNLGLTRAQAVIRRLRNERQLHRLDANSLGLLAVAAAKGGHILYATSIIRSMLKSGYLPHVKAWSAVVSRLAASGDEGPAEAIKLFRSIAGRVRRFADPTVVKDSRPDTAAYNAVLNACANRGDSRKFLQLFSEMPEFGCEPDVLTYNIMIKLCARADRKDLLVFVLERIIEKGIPVCMTTLQSLVAAYVGFGDLETAEKMVQAMRKGRTDLCKILRDSIMDDLTPNESDIFEELLPNSIDSRNSEPRELPKLFAPNTRMYTTLMKGYMRAGRISDTVRMLEAMRHQEDRTSHPDHVTYTTVISAFVRAGLMDRAREVLAEMARIGIPANRITYNILLKGYCQQLQIDKAKELTQEMINDSAVEPDVISYNTLIDGCILVDDSVGALAYFNEMRARGIAPTKISYTTLMKAFASSSQPKLANKVFDEMLKDPRIKVDMVAWNMLVEGYSRLGKVEEAKNVIQRMKERGFYPNVATYGSLANGIALARKPGEALLLWNEIKERRGMQNEGDISNSSTNVPPLKPDEGLLDTLADICVRAAFFRKALEIVACMEEHGIPPNKSKFTRIYVEMHSRMFTSKHASRARQDRRRERKKAAEAFKFWLGLPNSYYASEWHFDPVNEDD from the coding sequence ATGAACACTACGCCACCACCGTCCTCGAGATCAACCCCAAGCTCAGACCCACCAGTATTCATACAAACTGCAACTCTCCTGCGTTGGGTTTCACCACTACCTTTCTCAACCACACTCTTTCCTTCAATCTCCACCTCTTCCTCCGCTATCACATCCAAAACTGCAAGCCCTTTTTGGGTTCAAACCACTAGCAAACCATCCAGCATCTCATTGGCTGGAACCGGCACAGACACCAGGCCTAAACCCCCGTCCCATTCCCGAGACCAGAATCTCTTGAGACTCCTTCGCTTGAGGAAAACAGAGGAGGCCTGGCTAGCATACACTCAGTCCGAGCACTTACCTGACCCCACGTGCCTTAGCCGTTTGGTCTGCCAATTATCGTACCAAAACACAAACTTGGGCCTCACCCGAGCGCAGGCAGTCATCCGACGCTTGAGAAATGAGCGACAGCTGCATCGTCTGGATGCCAATTCACTTGGCCTGCTCGCTGTGGCTGCTGCTAAGGGAGGCCATATCCTCTATGCCACGTCCATAATCAGGTCCATGCTAAAATCGGGATATCTACCACATGTGAAAGCTTGGAGTGCAGTCGTTAGCCGCCTTGCTGCTTCCGGTGATGAAGGTCCGGCTGAGGCTATAAAACTATTCAGGTCAATTGCTGGTAGAGTCCGGAGGTTTGCTGACCCTACGGTGGTTAAGGACTCCAGGCCAGATACAGCTGCTTATAATGCTGTGCTTAATGCTTGTGCAAATCGTGGTGACTCAAGGAAATTTTTGCAGCTATTCAGTGAGATGCCTGAATTTGGTTGTGAGCCAGATGTTTTGACATACAATATTATGATCAAGCTCTGTGCGCGGGCTGACAGAAAGGATTTGCTTGTTTTTGTACTTGAGAGGATCATCGAAAAGGGGATCCCAGTGTGTATGACAACTCTACAATCACTTGTTGCAGCTTATGTTGGTTTTGGTGACCTAGAGACAGCGGAAAAAATGGTTCAAGCAATGCGAAAGGGCAGAACTGATCTTTGCAAGATCTTGAGGGACTCAATTATGGATGATTTAACTCCTAATGAAAGCGATATATTTGaggaattgcttccaaattcCATTGATTCTAGGAACAGTGAGCCACGAGAGTTACCTAAACTCTTTGCACCAAACACAAGGATGTACACCACCTTAATGAAAGGTTACATGAGGGCAGGTCGCATTTCTGATACAGTGAGGATGCTTGAGGCCATGAGGCACCAAGAAGATAGAACCAGCCACCCAGACCATGTTACCTATACAACGGTTATCTCTGCATTTGTGAGAGCCGGGCTGATGGATCGTGCCCGAGAAGTTCTAGCTGAAATGGCAAGGATTGGTATACCAGCCAACCGAATCACTTACAATATCCTCCTCAAGGGATATTGCCAGCAGTTGCAGATAGATAAAGCTAAAGAACTGACGCAAGAGATGATTAATGACTCTGCAGTAGAACCCGATGTGATTTCCTATAATACTTTGATTGACGGATGCATTCTGGTTGATGACAGTGTGGGAGCTCTTGCCTATTTCAACGAGATGCGAGCAAGAGGTATTGCTCCCACCAAAATTAGTTATACGACTTTGATGAAAGCTTTTGCCTCATCGAGTCAACCAAAGCTTGCTAATAAGGTATTTGATGAGATGCTAAAAGATCCCCGAATAAAGGTTGATATGGTTGCCTGGAACATGCTGGTGGAAGGATATTCTAGACTGGGAAAAGTTGAGGAAGCAAAGAATGTAATTCAAAGGATGAAAGAGAGAGGGTTTTACCCCAATGTGGCAACTTATGGCAGTCTAGCAAATGGTATTGCCCTGGCCAGAAAGCCAGGAGAAGCCCTTCTACTCTGGAACGAAATAAAGGAGAGGCGTGGAATGCAAAATGAAGGGGATATCTCCAATTCTTCTACAAATGTTCCACCACTGAAGCCTGATGAAGGTCTCCTAGATACTCTGGCTGATATCTGTGTCAGAGCTGCTTTCTTTAGGAAAGCCCTAGAGATTGTTGCATGTATGGAGGAGCATGGGATACCACCAAATAAATCCAAGTTCACCAGAATCTATGTGGAGATGCATTCTAGAATGTTTACTAGTAAGCATGCTTCAAGAGCTAGGCAAGACAGAAGAAGGGAAAGGAAGAAAGCAGCTGAGGCTTTCAAGTTCTGGTTGGGATTGCCAAACTCCTATTATGCAAGTGAGTGGCACTTCGATCCTGTTAATGAAGATGATTAG